A window from Lagopus muta isolate bLagMut1 chromosome 5, bLagMut1 primary, whole genome shotgun sequence encodes these proteins:
- the DNTTIP2 gene encoding LOW QUALITY PROTEIN: deoxynucleotidyltransferase terminal-interacting protein 2 (The sequence of the model RefSeq protein was modified relative to this genomic sequence to represent the inferred CDS: deleted 1 base in 1 codon; substituted 1 base at 1 genomic stop codon) yields the protein MGWECGEARDARSAESCVATGGREQQRPXHSFLRRLRLPAVFPLRGRNSAAARRAPGAPPRGAPPEGRAEEAGGGAVRTMVATRRATRRREAGTAAAGGDGPGGATETVSAEIGTSVSTRMSRRSKAVCKPAVIRESQLEEVDHAGTKPDVSDSTEMQISRNENTAVHSAQSSADPQADGDVSEAESNCSAVSGLQTPLFIRVTRRRQIVVPYQPASPSKKRHNRTAFLNELSRTVDEDDVSEAESCSSAVSDVRMPNSTKTTRNRQSRKKLQSDLVCEAQSEDISDAESCCFHQEPSITAKRTTRSMQMKLQAENTQHAEKVNKIVSEPQNVIEDTIKSESDLISDSSPAAGFNIEVASFVTECNKESGSPKSECSPKSANVIPNEGVKQNFLNDMAPSSPEKMGKKSTESPVKKALTDTLVVEVDDSEEESGQMQEEHSKVPGKVTLKIMDVCLTDCMSPKVFLESPGEIIPNENEAVPGNRRVDAEAAVERTSTHTCELRKDEQSRGASSPGKDVSVAQMTDSIISSCRMVGIGVDSSEDQTRECAEFVSRSSERSSDENDSFALLLSKDGSGESENCDATEENLSDTEAEGRTPSVNKSSEKNSLHVEGLFVIDTEPGMGSSRKYYLDQVEQGSDVESKNEGSEKEESSDLEEAEEELIDEDEKDEDDDLLKNKIDVLHLSSSIDPGLNIRKLGGLYISFDGKKQKPSTSVIKQLKEKKKDQLLQKSIITPDFERKECVPPLRESLQQLKKQRRAEREKTTGDGWFGMKAPEITSELKNDLKVLKMRAALDPKHFYKKNDRDGLPKYFQVGTVLDSPIDFYHSRIPKKQRKKTIVEELLADSEFRRYNKRKYQEIMSEKAAYAAGKKNRKKKKFHN from the exons atgggATGGGAATGTGGGGAAGCTCGGGACGCCCGAAGCGCCGAGTCGTGCGTTGCGACgggaggcagagagcagcagcggCCATAA CACTCCTTCCTCCGCCGCCTCCGTCTCCCGGCCGTCTTTCCGCTCCGGGGCCGGAACTCCGCCGCGGCCCGCCGGGCGCCGGGGGCACCGCCCCGCGGAGCGCCGCCGGAAGGGCGGGCGGAagaggcgggcggcggcgcggtgCGCACCATGGTGGCCACCAGGCGGGCGAcgcggcggcgggaggcggggACGGCGGCAGCCGGGGGTGACGGACCCGGCGGCGCGACGGAG ACTGTATCTGCTGAAATTGGTACTTCAGTATCTACGAGGATGTCCAGAAGGAGTAAAGCAGTTTGTAAACCTGCTGTAATTCGGGAATCTCAGCTGGAAGAGGTGGACCATGCAGGAACAAAACCAGATGTCAGTGATAGCACAGAGATGCAGATTAGTAGAAATGAGAATACAGCTGTTCATTCAGCACAATCATCTGCCGATCCACAGGCTGATGGAGATGTGTCAGAGGCAGAATCaaactgttctgctgtgtctggTCTTCAGACACCTCTGTTTATAAGAGTAACGAGAAGGCGACAGATTGTAGTTCCTTATCAACCAGCTTCCCCTTCGAAAAAAAGACATAACAGGACTGCTTTTCTAAATGAGTTAAGCAGAACTGTGGATGAAGATGATGTCTCTGAAGCTGAGTCTTGCTCCTCTGCTGTTTCTGATGTCCGGATGCCTAATTCTACCAAAACTACGAGAAATAGGCAAAGCAGGAAGAAGTTGCAGTCAGATCTTGTTTGTGAAGCCCAGAGTGAAGATATCTCTGATGCAGAGTCATGTTGTTTTCATCAGGAGCCATCCATTACTGCCAAACGAACTACTAGGAGCATGCAAATGAAACTGCAAGCAGAAAATACTCAGCATGCTGAGAAAGTAAACAAGATTGTTTCAGAACCTCAGAATGTAATTGAGGACACAATTAAATCTGAGTCAGACCTAATTTCTGACTCTAGCCCTGCTGCAGGATTTAACATAGAAGTTGCTTCCTTTGTCACTGAGTGTAATAAAGAATCTGGTTCACCTAAGAGCGAATGTTCTCCCAAGTCTGCTAATGTAATCCCTAATGAAGGTGTGAAACAGAACTTTTTGAATGATATGGCACCTAGTAGTCctgaaaaaatgggaaaaaaaagtactgaatcACCAGTAAAAAAAGCTTTAACAGATACTCTGGTTGTTGAGGTAGATGattcagaggaagaaagtgGCCAGATGCAGGAAGAGCACAGTAAAGTACCAGGGAAGGTGACGTTGAAGATTATGGATGTTTGTTTGACGGACTGCATGAGTCCCAAAGTGTTTTTAGAATCCCCAGGGGAAATAATaccaaatgaaaatgaagcagtgCCAGGAAACAGAAGAGTAGATGCTGAGGCAGCTGTTGAGAGAACTTCCACCCACACCTGTGAATTAAGAAAGGATGAACAGTCTAGAGGAGCAAGCAGCCCAGGGAAGGATGTGTCTGTTGCACAAATGACTGATAGCATAATTAGTAGCTGTAGAATGGTTGGAATCGGTGTAGACAGCAGTGAAGACCAAACAAGAGAATGTGCTGAATTTGTATCCCGCAGCAGTGAAAGATCCAGTGATGAAAATGATTCCTTTGCATTGTTACTGAGCAAAGATGGAAGCGGTGAATCTGAGAACTGTGACGCGACAGAAGAGAATCTGAGTGACACAGAGGCAGAAGGGAGGACTCCTTCCGTAAAcaaatcttcagaaaagaattcACTGCATGTTGAAGGCCTTTTTGTAATTGATACTGAGCCTGGCATGGGTTCCAGCCGAAAGTATTACCTGGATCAGGTAGAGCAAGGTAGTGATGTTGAAAGTAAGAATGAAGggagtgaaaaagaagaatccTCAGATCTAGAGGAGGCTGAAGAGGAACTAATAGATGAAGATGAGAAAGATGAAGATGATGACttgttgaaaaacaaaattgatgT TTTGCATCTTTCCAGCAGCATAGACCCCGGTTTGAATATCAGGAAGCTTGGAGGTTTATATATTAGctttgatggaaaaaaacaaaaacctagtACAAGTGTAATTAAgcaactgaaggagaaaaagaaggacCAG CTCTTGCAGAAGAGTATAATAACTCCagattttgaaagaaaggaatgtGTCCCACCCCTCAGGGAGTCGCTTCAGCAGCTAAAGAAACAACGCAGA GCAGAGCGAGAGAAGACAACAGGTGACGGCTGGTTTGGTATGAAAGCCCCAGAAATCACAAGTGAACTGAAAAATGATCTTAAGGTGTTGAAGATGAGAGCTGCTTTGGACCCCAAACATTTTTATAAGAAGAATGATAGAGATGGTCTGCCCAAATACTTCCAG gTTGGAACTGTGCTTGATTCTCCCATAGACTTTTACCACAGTCGGATTCCtaagaaacagaggaagaaaacaattgtTGAAGAGCTGCTTGCAGATTCTGAGTTTAGaag ATATAATAAAAGGAAGTATCAGGAGATCATGAGTGAAAAAGCAGCTTATGCAGCAGGGAAGAAGAATcggaagaagaagaaatttcacAATTAa
- the GCLM gene encoding glutamate--cysteine ligase regulatory subunit gives METEGARALLERADTLNLQTGNLLSWGCGRKKCPATPSEEVRDCIQKTLTEWSSKVGRDQNQEMAEVLECTVAQAVEKMNPEERDELKVSAKLFIVGSSSSSIRDAVDMACSSLGVAQLDSVIIAPPPIEDGANLSLEYLQPYWQELETLVESKKIVAIGTSDLDKTLLEQLYIWAQVKPSSNQVNLASCCVMPPDLTAFAKQFDIQLLTHNDPKELLCEASFQEVLQESIQNIKAHEWIPLWILRYSVIVKSRGIIKSKGYIMQAKRNAS, from the exons ATGGAGACGGAAGGCGCTCGCGCTCTGCTGGAGCGAGCGGATACCCTCAACCTGCAGACCGGCAACctgctgagctggggctgcGGCCGCAAGAAGTGCCCCGCCACCCCCAGCGAGGAG gtGCGGGACTGCATTCAGAAAACACTGACTGAATGGAGCTcaaaggttggaagagatcagAATCAG GAAATGGCAGAGGTTCTGGAATGTACCGTAGCTCaagctgtggaaaaaatgaatccTGAAGAAAGGGATGAACTGAAAGTATCAG caaaacttttCATTGTTGGATCAAGCTCTTCATCAATCAGAGATGCAGTGGACATGG CGTGTTCTTCCCTTGGAGTTGCTCAGTTAGATTCGGTCATTATTGCTCCACCTCCTATTGAAGATGGAGCTAATCTCTCTTTGGAGTATCTGCAACCTTATTGGCAAGAACTTGAAACTCTAGTTGAAAGCAAAAAGATTGTTGCCATAGGCACCTCTGACCTTGATAAAACACTTCTAGAGCAGCTGTACATATGGGCACAG GTGAAACCGAGTAGCAATCAGGTGAACCTGGCTTCCTGCTGCGTGATGCCTCCTGATCTCACAGCATTTGCAAAACAGTTTGACATACAGTTGCTAACTCACAATGACCCGAAAG AATTACTTTGTGAAGCAAGTTTTCAAGAAGTTCttcaggaaagcatccagaacATCAAAGCACACGAATGGATTCCTTTATGGATTCTGCGGTATTCGGTCATTGTTAAAAGCAGAGGAATTATCAAGTCCAAAGGCTATATCATGCAAGCTAAAAGAAACGCCTCTTAA